In Prionailurus viverrinus isolate Anna chromosome D1, UM_Priviv_1.0, whole genome shotgun sequence, the DNA window caGGGAAGTGTGCAGCCTCTAGGAATGCTGAGTTGAGAAACGGAGCCCCAAACAGACCCTAAGAACTTAAGCTACTCTGTCTTCCAGATTCTCTAGTGCTTTGGGGCCTGTACTTGATCCTAATGCCCTCTATTCTTGGTTTtctaaacatgaagaaaaatcagtgaaaatgatGAAGGAGTCTGTGCCACATCCCAGGCCAGGGTGTCTGCTTCCTGGTGGAAATACCAGTACCTATCTTTAGCACTCCTGGGCTTTCTGCCCTCTGCTCAGAGATTTTTGCCCCTATCTGGTAAAAAATGTCTCCAAAGGGCCATCTAAGAGCAAATGATATGCCCGTCATATGCTCTAATAATACCTTTTGTGCCATTAAGATCCTGTGGACCCAGAAGAGACCCGTAGGGGAACCAGTGAAATGTCCAAATATAGAAGCCACAGTATAGGGGAAAGATTTAGAGAAACATGCTTCTCTGACAGATTCTTTAACACATGTTCAGAATTGGATTTATCTGCCTAGTTTCCATGATGCATGACATCGATACTTGTCAATCCCAAGTCCCTGTCTCTTCTGACTTTTCTGGGGTGGGATACCACATTCCAAACGTGGCTTTCCAGAACAGGAGTTCATCCTCCCTATCCCCACGACCCTTCAATCCAGTGGAGATACTCTGGTCCTGCAAGAAGGAGAGTGGGGATCTGGGTCAGGTGCACAAGAGGGAAGATAGGATTAATGAGCCTGATTACAGCATACAGCACATGCTCTTTTGTTGCCGGCACCTTTCACCGTTTCCCCCAAACACAAACACTCTGATATTCCTGGGCAGAGCCTCATCCGTTATCAGATTTTGGAGTTTTCCCAGGCTCACATGTTGTCATAGCCTGTAAAGAAACACCTATGCCCTTTCGTCCAAAAGGTTTAGCTCCTAAAACCAACACCATGTCAAACTCATCACCCCTTAGTCTGAGACAGTCTAGAATTCCTTCTCTCTCAGGCACACGGAGAGTGTGGAGCTGGCCCAGAGAGGTGACTAAGGTGGACTTACTTAACTCTTTCATGATGCTTCCATCTACAACCTTTAATTCTGCAAACCTTTAATTATGCAGTCATAAGttatggaaaatgaaatggaagTGTTTTATTGAAATCACACTTCTGTACCTGCTTTAGAGTTTTATATTCAGAATAGGTCTGTTAGAATACTAACTGGGCATGTAAATCAGTCATCAAACATTATACTTAAACCTAGGTACAAAAATAATCAAGAGCTTATGTATTAGAATATTACTTTCTAGTACATAAGCTACCTTTAAGAGAAAGATAATTTAATCATTCTGGAAAGATACTTGTCCAGGTTTGGTGTCCTGAATAATACTTTCATATAATGACCTCTCAATGTTTAGTTATTACTATGATGCCTGCTCTCCATTTAGATGGTTGTTTCATCAATATACAATTAAAAGAGTCAGAAATGGAGAGGTCAAGAGTTAAAGTCAGAGTCCAATAGGAAAGGCAACACCTCATTGTATTCATGATACCTCACAATTCCATGTCCCTGTCTCTTCTGACTTTTCTGGGATTGGGTACAACACTCCAAATGTGGCTTTTCAAAATGGGAGTTGGATTCAATTAGGGTCCTGTGATGTTACAAACTAGGGACCACCTTTGCAAAAATTCACCGAGAATGTGTTTGGTTCTAGGCAACTAAAGAAACAATACAGAATGGAGTACTGGAACTCCACCCTGGGCAGTGGCTTTATATTGATGGGGATTCTGAAAGACAGTGGGTCTCCTGAACTGCTCTGTGTCATAATCACAGTCCTGTACATGTTGGCCCTGACCAGCAATGGCCTGCTGCTCTTGGTCATCACAGTGGATTCCCGGCTCCACGTGCCCATGTACTTCCTGCTCGGGCAGCTCTCACTCATGGACCTCCTCTTCACATCTGTTGTCACTCCCAAGGCGCTCATGGATTTTCTGCGCAGTGAAAACACCATCTCCTTTGCGGGCTGTGCCCTTCAGATGTTTCTGGCATTGATGCTGGGTGGTGCAGAGGACCTGCTACTGGCCTTCATGGCCTATGATAGATATGTGGCTATTTGTCATCCTCTGAACTACATGGTCTTCATGAGGCCAAGGGTCTGCTGGCTCATGGTGGCCACAGCATGGATACTGGCATACCTGAATGCTCTAGGACATACCTTCTATACCATGCAGTATCCCTTCTGCAAAGCCCGGAACATCAGGCACCTGCTCTGTGAGATTCCACCTTTGCTGAAGTTGGCCTGTGCAGATACCTCCAGATATGAACTCTTGGTGTATGTGACAGGGGTGATTTTCCTTTTGCTCCCTCTTTCTGCCATTATTGCCTCCTATGCACTAATCCTGTTTACTGTGCTTCACATGCCCTCAAATGAGGGGAGGCACAAAGCCCTAGTCACCTGCTCTTCCCATCTGACTGTGGTTGGGATGTTCTATGGAGCTGCCACATTCATGTATGTCCTGCCCAGTTCCCTCCACAGCCCCAAGCAAGACAACATCACCTCTGTTTTCTACACGGTTGTCACTCCAGCCCTGAACCCCCTTATCTACAGCTTGAGGAATAAGGAAGTCATGGGGGCTTTGAAGAGAGTGCTGGGAAAATACATGCTGTAGACACATTCCACCATCTAGGGAGAGCTTATGGCTAGTCCTCAAAATTTATTCCTCTTTGAAGTCAGAAGAAATCTGCTAATACTCATGGTGAAAACACTATAACTCACAGTGtatcttttaatagaaaaatgaagaagtgTGACCTGACTTCTGAAATGATTTTGTGTGTctgtatttttaccattttactttattttattttttcaactacAGTTGACATAGAATGTTACATTAgttaggtgtgcaacatagtgaccTGACAAGTCTATActttatgctgtgttcaccacaaatgtagctaccatctgttaccatacagcACCATTACAATATCATGGACTGTATTCCCTTTCATCCCCAGTGTACCTTTTATCCTGGTGATGTATTCATTCCcaactggaagcttgtatctcccactcctcttgACCCATTTTCACCATCCTTCCATCtgttctggcaaccaccagtttattctctgtatccatggtctatttctgttgtttctttgtttgttcttttgttttgttttcattccatgtataagtgaaatcatatgggatttgtttttttctgcctgacttattttacttagcataataccctcaaggttcatccatgttatcacaaatggcaagatttcattcttttttatggctgattaatattccactgtatgtgcatgtgtgtttgtgtgtgtgtgtgtgtgtgtgtgtgtgtgtgtgtgtgtataacatcttctttatccattcatctatcaacagGCAtgtgggttgctttcatatctcagctattgtaaataatgctacaataaaatCAGGGATGTTTATATCTttatgaattagtgttttcattttccttggataAGTAGCCAGTAGTAgaactactggatcatatgatatttctattttgatttcttgaggaatctccataccgtttctacagtggctgcaccaatttatattcccatcagcattgcacaaagtttcttttcctcacgtccttgccaatacttactttttgtcttttttattctggcATTCTGATGGATTCAAGGTGATAATCTCATTACCAAATGCTCTTTTAAGTCTTTCTTCCATCAAGCAATTTATAAGAAATGATCtgcattctatttaaaatttgcCTACGTTCCCATTTAGCTACCAAGTTGAATGAGACAAGGGACTTTTACCAATTTTGGACATGACCTCTGACTTGAAAGTCCATAGTGGACCAATGTATgaaccaaagaaaagaaagtttcaagTGGGAAGCCTAAGCAAGGCCCACATCAAGGGAGCAGACCTTGAGATTTGCACAAATTTTAGACACCTGACCTTGTTACAAGAGCATGTAGGCAACTTAATTAATGCCCAAACTGGTAGTAGTTTGTATGGATTTGTATCATGTTCTCACTTCCTTTCTCCAAACAGTCATTACAGAAACTGACCCACCTGGACCCTCCAACAGGTGTTTTTGTTTGACTTTGTTTTTGATGTGGAAATTTTTTATACTGCCTAAAATCCAAATATtgctgaaatgaataaaatagaaaggacATCTCATTAGCAAGGTCCATTGGAAACAATGCTTACTCCTTGGCAGTAAACagaacagacaaacaaacaactgGTTGCAGTCTTGAAATGGAGCTAAATTGCAGAGGGTTCATATGCTTAATATGTGTGGATGTGTGAGTCTGTGGATGTGTATTTGTGCTGAAAAGGAGAGGACAACATATCAATTAATATTCTAGTGGCTTAAATATGCTGTACTACTGCCATTTGTTTGTAAGCCTGGAAATACTTAAACAAAATCTGCAGGTTGTTTTGAAGCTTCAAAATAACATGGTTCATCCAAGTGGCACTATTTTGGGGAATATTGCTCTTTTTGGAAATTTGCTaatgctttctctttaaaaaataataaataaaaattattaaaaattaataaaacagcaCTTTCCTCTGTTAAActaaggactttttaaaaaattaataaaatcagggatactaaaaacaggcaaaaaccaaCTAAAATCTTACCCAGAGATAACCTCCACACTTTTagatacattttctttcattttgaaggCAGGCATGCATTTCACTGAGTTTATATGTGCACATAAagtagagatttttttcatttattaatacaTAGTGAATTTTTCCCCTACATTATTTGGCAGCTGTAAAGAGCAGTGACAAAGAGGCTGGGATCAGTTGTAGAGTACTGAGGTTCGAATTCAGTATGCCCCCACTAACATAAcattttcttaacctctctgtacctatCTGCAAATCTCTAAGCTGTATATTGGCAGTAATAGTAAGACCTACTTCATagtcattgtgaggattaaagaagttagtaaacataaatgtaagacaTTTAGAATAACACCTGGCATACAATGAGTATTTAATAAATCTTAACTCTTCTGTGAATAAGtagccttgaaaatatttttatgtaatgacATAACATTACATCATATGGATGCTTTGTAATAGAATTGGCTATTTCATCATTGATATacatctagtgtgtgtgtgtaaaaatagCAATGTTGACCTCTGAGTATGTGATTGATTTTTTCCATCAGAATAAATTCTTGTGAGTGGAATTACTAAAACCAAAGTCAAAATCTATTTAATATTCTTGACATAGAaagatgaattaattttttacatattaaacATTCTGCATTTTTATCAGCAACATATTAAGTGTACTTAACCCATTTTCATATTGAGTTGaacagtttttattaatttattaggtataaatttaaatatgttactttaatttgcataatagatgaatttatatttttctttttgagtttttggAGTTCTTTACAGATTAGGGACACTGATAATTTGTTATGTTTGTGGTAATAACTTTTTATCAGtgtgttatttttcaaatatctgcATGGTAAGGATTTGTAGACACAGAAGTACTGAAAATATTTGTGTAGTGAAATctatccatctttttcttttctgttttctttaagtaATTTTACTGCTAGGATGTAATTTTCTACTCTCTCTTTAGGtaacaatttatatattttattttttcttcataattttataatttatatttcacttttatttatttatttttaaattttttttttcaacgtttatttacttttgggacagagagagacagagcatgaacgggggaggggcagagagagagggagacacagaatcggcaacaggctccaggctctgagccatcagcccaaagcctgacggcggggcttgaactcacggacctcgagatcatgacctggctgaaggcggacgcttaaccgactgcgccacccaggcgcccctatatttaacTTTTAGAATAAGTTTCTAATTTATCTTGATATGGTgagattttaacttttttcaaagttgtcattatctttttttgtaatgtttatgtatttttgagagagagagagagaaagagagaaagagagagagagagaaagagagagagagagagggagagagagagagggagacacagaatccaaagccggctgcaggctctgagctgtcagcacagagcctgacgcagggcttgaactcacaagccctgagatcatgacctgagctgaagtcagacgctcaacaaactgagccacccaggtgcccccaaagttgCCCTTTTCTTTACAAGAATTCTTttccatgaatttattttttaaatcatgtattaTGTCTCATAAACATAGTATTAAGGTACATTTCTTGGCTATCTGTTCAGTTCTAGCTTCTTTCTCTCCTTACTCTTTCTAAGGATATTTGATTCTGTCATCTACACCTCAAAAACCCATTGGTAATTTGATCATGAATATATTCAACTGGTAAAGTAACTTGTAATTTAGGATTTTTTGCAGTATTCAGCTATGCCTTCCAGAACATAGTATATACTACTCCACCTTCTGAACTcaatcttctttcctttctgaaaatgaCTCTTTCACACCTCAGTCTCAGCTGATTATCTTACCCCATATGTACTTTACTTGGAATAGAATGTGGAGTGTGGggtaagaaagagaagggaaataagaaaGGCCAGCCCcttatctttttctcttcaaaCCTCCCACCCACGTGTATGTACCTGTATGTTCATGTTTGGTTTCCCCCTTTACAACTATCTATTAAAGGCTGACTCACCCTTCACTAGTATTTCACCTACCAAAGATTTTGTTCCTGCAGAGTCTCTTTAATCTTaaaccattttcttcttctcttctggaTCATAATCACAGGGATACAAGTATGCTCTGATTATCCCATCATAAAGAACCCCTctgatcgccaagtaatattccattgtgtatatatatgtatatttaccacatctttcttatacattcatatgtggatggacattggggctttttccataatttggccattgtcgatagtgctgctataaacactggggtgcatgtgctcattcgaatgagcatttttttatcctttggataagtacctagtaatgaaattactgggttgtaggatagttctatttttaattttttgaggaacctcatactgttttccagagtggctgaaccagtttgcattcccactaatggtgtaagagggttccccattctctgcatccttgccaacatctcttgtttcctgagatgttaattttggCAATTCTGACAAGTgggagatggtatctcattggggttttgatttgtattttcctgatgatgagtgatgttgagcatcttttcatgtgcctgttagccatctgtatgtcttctttgggggcacctgggtggctcagtcagttaagtgtctcactcttggtttcatcttaggtcatgatctcatggctttgtgggttcgaaccccacatcaggcgctgtgctggaAGTttagaccctgcttgggattctctctctctcactctctctctctcactctctctcttcccttcccccacttgcactgtctctgtctttctcaaaataaataaactttaaagaaaaaaaacccttgtatgtcttctttggaaaaatgtctattcatgtcttctgcctatttcttcactgacttatttgctttttgggtgttgactctgagaagttctttatagatttgggatactagccctttatcagatatgtcctttgcaaatatcttctcccatttagtaggttgtcttttaataTTGTGGATTGCTTCCTTCCCTGTacgaaagatttttattttgatgaagtcccaatagtttatttttgcttttgtttcccatccTCAGGAGACAGttccagtaagaagttgctacagcgatgtcaaagaggttgctgcctcttttctgttctaggattttgatggttccctctctcacatttaggtctttaattcattttgaatttctttttgtgtatggtgtaggacagtggtccagtttcactcttttgcatgtttctgtccagttttcccaacatcatttgttgaagaacctttttttttctattggatattctttccttctttgtcaaagattaattgaccatatagttgtgagttaatttctgggttttctattctgttctattgatctatatatctgctttgtgccagttccatactgtcttgatcactatacCTTTGgggtatttgttttgttgtttttcttttaatgtttatttatttatttggtggggggtggggtgggcacaaGGGACAGAAAGGGAAACCTAacatgtgaagcaggctccatgatgagatcatgacctgagcaaaaatcatatactcaaccaactgagccacactggTGCCCTGATCACTACACTTTtatagtataacttgaagtccagaattgtgatgcctccagccttccttttcttttttaaggttgctTGACTCTaccaggtcttttgtggttccataccaattttaggattgtttgttctaactctgtgaaaaatgctgttggtattttgatagggatgtcattaaatgtgtagattgcttcgggtggtataggcattttaacaatatttgtttttccaatccacaagcatgaaatgttttcccatttctttgtgtcatctgcaatttctttcataactgttttattgttttcagagtacagatcttttacctgtttggttaggtttattcctaggtatgttatgggttttggtgcatttgtaaatgggattgattcctttatttctctttttattcttcattattggtgtatagaaatgcaacagatttctgtacattgattttgtattctgcaactttactgaatcatgtatctgttctagcaaatttttggtagagtctttgggtttttctgtacaaagtatcatgtcatctgtaaatagtgaaagtttgacttcttccttgctgatttggatgccttttatttctttttaaaattttttaatttaaattccaggggcacctaggtggctcagtcggttgatcacctgactttggctcaggacatgatctcgtggttcatgaattcaagccacacatcaggctctgtgctgacagctcagagcctggagcctgctttggattctgtgtctctctccctgcccctcccccactctgtgcacgtgctctctctctgtctctcaaaaataaacaaataaacattataaaaaagatttttcttaaattccagttagttaacatatagtggtaatattaatttcaagtgtacaatttggtGATTCAAACTTATAACACCTGGGGCTCattacaagtgcactccttaatccccatcactatTTAATCCATCATCCCACCCAAACCCCCttctatatttctttcctttttctatcaATATGCCTTGCTTTGAATAGGCAATTAACTAAATTTTCTTAGAATAGATATAGgaaaataggagaaagaaaagaagtggagGAATGGGATGAAAATGGGAAAAGTTTATAAGAAAATCACTTCTCTCTACATCTTTAAAATTCTCATCATGATTAAAGATCCTCACCTTAAAAGAGACTATTTTGCAGTCACTCTCCTGAGAGCCCCTTTGACATCCTTGTTTCTCAGACTGTAAATGATCGGGTTCAGCATGGGTGTCACTGCTGAGTAGAACACAGAGATCATTTTATCCCTTTCATTCATTATCTTGGAGTTTGGCCTCATATAGGCAAATATTGCTGAGCCATAGAAGAGGACAACAACAATGAGATGGGAGCCACAGGTAGAGAAAGCCTTGAATCTCCCCTCCCCAGACTGCATTTGGATCACAGCGGAGATAATATTCCAGTAGGAGACAAGGATCAGGCAGACAGGAGCTAGGAGGATGACCACGCCCATTGCAAAGATGGCCATTTCTGTGCTATAGGTCTTTGTGGAAGCCAGCTTCAGGAGGGCAGGAGGTTCACAAAAAAAGTGGTTAATGATATTGTTCCCTTGGTAGGGCAGACACAGTGTGAATGTGGTATCCACTAGAGATACTAACGCTCCACTGACCCAGGACCCTAAGGCCAGCTGGACACATAACCAATGTGTCATGATAGAAGAGTAGTGCAGGGGCTTACAGACAGCCACATACCGGTCATAGGACATCACCGCCAGCAGTGCGCACTCTGTACACCCAACCAGAAGTAAGACAAATATTTGAGTTGAGCATCCAGCAAAGGAAATGGTTTTCCTCTTTGCCAGGAAGTGGACTAGCACCTGGGGCACTGTGGTGGTAGAGAAACAGAGATCAGCAAAGGACAAGTTTCTAAGGAAAAAGTACATGGTGTGtggagtctggagtctgtgtggatGAGCACAATGATAAGCAGATTTCCCATTACAGTCAGCAAGTAGATgatcagaaaaaggaagaagagcagGAGTTGTGTATGTGGATCCTGTGAAAGGCCCAGGAAGACAAATTCAGTCACGtaggtttggttttcttctccCATGAAAATTTATTACTGTTTATAGGTCAGCaccaagaaaagaaacacatattgatcagttattaaaaaaaatgtatctgggtaacttaggtattttattaatcAGCATTAGAACTGAGCTATTAATTTCTATCTCTTGGCAGATCCCATATGTCAGAAGACCGAGCTCTCTTTTTGCTCAGTAGTTTTGACAGATGAAAGTCATCTGATTTTCTATCCCCTTGAGTCTTTTAGTTGCACCAGAGGGTCAGAAATCATCCTGAATATGCTACATGACCAAACCTTAGCAGGACTACTTATGGTCCTGACAAGACTATAGTGCCGCTCACAGTGCATCCTTCCTTTGATGTAGGTTTGGGAAGCAAACAAATTGATGCTGCTTTAAACCAGTTCAATTGTTATGCTGAAAACTGTGTGATAACATTTGtgaaggctgatttttttttcattatttttgcaaaACAATCCTAAAGAAGCACTCTGAGCAACGAACGGGAAGTTAAAGGAAGATGTAGTAGTCTGTGATCCTGGCCCTTAAATAAATCTTCCCTCATTTGTTTTCAGTGTGAAGAGGGTACCCAGGAACATCGGTAGAAATAACTGCCTCAGTGGTTGTTGCACTCAGTAGCGTCCTTTAAATATGTCTTAATCTGTTCTCCACACATAATCTCTCTTTACATAAGGTCCTTTGGCAATAACAATACTAATTATAATGTGTTGGGCCCTGTCCTGATGCCATCATTGTTTCTTTACACTTATTTTAAATCTTCTATTCATCTGAGGAGGTTATTATCATCCCCAGTATATAGATGATAAAACAAAGactcagaaaaaattttaagctttcttactttctgtaatctgcagttctttttctttcttactcaaAAATTCATTGTAAAGAAAGTTAAACTTTCACCCAATTGTTTCTGCCTATTTCCCACATCCACTCCTAAAAGACAGATCCATAGACCTTCGTTTTATGAGTTTAAGAGCTAATCCACTATGGCAGAGCTCTCTGTAGGCACAACAATTACACTCAGACAtatatgaacagatatttttaaataattttggggGATCTTGCCCAAATGGAAAGAATTAATGGAACACGTCTTCAGAAAAGTGATACAAGTTATTTGTAAATTACTTGATtgtatacctttaaaaaatcaaagggaggagcgcctgggtggcccaggttaagtgtctggctcttgatttcaactcaggtcatgatctcatggtttgtgtgatggaaccctgcgatgggctctgccctgacagcacggagcctg includes these proteins:
- the LOC125177135 gene encoding olfactory receptor 2AG2-like, whose product is MEYWNSTLGSGFILMGILKDSGSPELLCVIITVLYMLALTSNGLLLLVITVDSRLHVPMYFLLGQLSLMDLLFTSVVTPKALMDFLRSENTISFAGCALQMFLALMLGGAEDLLLAFMAYDRYVAICHPLNYMVFMRPRVCWLMVATAWILAYLNALGHTFYTMQYPFCKARNIRHLLCEIPPLLKLACADTSRYELLVYVTGVIFLLLPLSAIIASYALILFTVLHMPSNEGRHKALVTCSSHLTVVGMFYGAATFMYVLPSSLHSPKQDNITSVFYTVVTPALNPLIYSLRNKEVMGALKRVLGKYML
- the LOC125177038 gene encoding LOW QUALITY PROTEIN: olfactory receptor 2D3-like (The sequence of the model RefSeq protein was modified relative to this genomic sequence to represent the inferred CDS: inserted 1 base in 1 codon), with the translated sequence MGEENQTYVTEFVFLGLSQDPHTQLLLFFLFLIIYLLTVMGNLLIIVLIHTDSRLHTPXYFFLRNLSFADLCFSTTTVPQVLVHFLAKRKTISFAGCSTQIFVLLLVGCTECALLAVMSYDRYVAVCKPLHYSSIMTHWLCVQLALGSWVSGALVSLVDTTFTLCLPYQGNNIINHFFCEPPALLKLASTKTYSTEMAIFAMGVVILLAPVCLILVSYWNIISAVIQMQSGEGRFKAFSTCGSHLIVVVLFYGSAIFAYMRPNSKIMNERDKMISVFYSAVTPMLNPIIYSLRNKDVKGALRRVTAK